From one Halothece sp. PCC 7418 genomic stretch:
- a CDS encoding EamA family transporter, whose product MSWLVLSLICLCLYGVWGFLSKFVSAELSAPSLLIYSLMGSALGIPLYVLTYRNSFSFEWENGWTYLGILVGMFASFGAFFFFNAIGEGEASKVVVITSLYPIVTTILAFLFLNESISFGKIFGILLCLAGITILSSVK is encoded by the coding sequence ATGTCTTGGTTAGTTTTAAGTTTAATTTGTTTGTGTTTGTATGGGGTTTGGGGGTTTTTATCTAAATTTGTGAGTGCTGAGTTAAGTGCGCCGAGTTTACTGATTTATTCCCTGATGGGATCGGCTTTGGGGATTCCTCTCTATGTGCTAACTTACCGCAATTCTTTTTCTTTTGAATGGGAAAATGGTTGGACTTATTTGGGGATTTTGGTGGGAATGTTTGCTAGCTTTGGGGCTTTTTTCTTTTTTAACGCGATCGGTGAAGGAGAAGCCTCAAAAGTGGTTGTGATTACCAGTTTATATCCGATTGTTACCACAATTCTTGCTTTTTTATTTCTCAATGAAAGTATTAGTTTTGGTAAAATTTTCGGGATTTTATTATGCTTAGCTGGGATTACAATTCTTTCTTCTGTTAAGTAG
- a CDS encoding RluA family pseudouridine synthase: MSETQKVAIAQGKQRLDRALAQAFPDFSRSRLQKLIEQGNVQVNEDICTNKKQGIEAGDRLILSVPPLQPLSVEPEAIPLDILYEDEHLIIVNKPAGLVVHPAPGHESGTLVNALLAHCDHLAGIGGVERPGIVHRLDKDTTGAIVVAKNDFAHQHLQKQIQVKTAKREYLGLIYGVPKGVEGIIDRPIGRHRVDRKKMAVVAVEKGGRTAITHWQLEERLGNYSLLAFQLETGRTHQIRVHCAAMGHPIVGDPMYSSGQSLGVNLSGQVLHARKLTLTHPMTGEMISAIAPFPSDFTKLLAELRNRSR; encoded by the coding sequence TTGTCTGAAACCCAAAAAGTCGCGATCGCGCAGGGGAAACAACGGCTCGATCGCGCCCTCGCCCAAGCCTTCCCCGATTTTTCGCGCTCCCGTCTGCAAAAACTCATTGAACAGGGGAATGTGCAAGTGAATGAGGACATTTGCACCAATAAAAAGCAAGGGATTGAAGCGGGAGATCGCCTGATTTTATCGGTTCCGCCCTTGCAACCGCTTTCGGTTGAACCAGAAGCCATTCCTCTTGATATCCTTTATGAAGATGAACATCTGATTATCGTCAATAAACCAGCAGGTTTAGTCGTGCACCCCGCCCCTGGACATGAAAGCGGGACGTTAGTTAATGCGCTCCTTGCTCACTGTGACCATTTAGCAGGAATCGGAGGAGTTGAACGTCCTGGGATTGTCCATCGTCTCGATAAAGATACTACTGGCGCGATCGTGGTAGCAAAAAACGATTTTGCCCATCAGCACTTACAAAAACAAATTCAGGTCAAAACTGCAAAAAGAGAGTATCTAGGTCTTATTTACGGCGTTCCTAAAGGCGTAGAGGGAATAATTGATCGGCCCATTGGTCGCCATCGGGTTGATCGCAAAAAGATGGCAGTGGTTGCTGTAGAAAAGGGGGGACGCACTGCAATCACTCACTGGCAACTGGAAGAGCGCCTTGGCAATTATAGTCTGCTGGCGTTTCAATTAGAAACAGGACGCACCCACCAAATTCGCGTTCATTGTGCAGCGATGGGACATCCCATTGTCGGCGATCCGATGTATAGTTCAGGACAGTCGCTTGGAGTCAATTTATCAGGACAAGTGCTTCACGCGAGAAAGCTCACTTTAACTCATCCGATGACAGGAGAGATGATCAGCGCGATCGCGCCGTTCCCTTCAGATTTTACTAAATTATTGGCAGAACTTAGAAATCGTTCTCGCTAA
- a CDS encoding sodium:proton antiporter produces MLESAILILLLGFLGGELFRRLGTPPLLGMIAVGILLGQELTNLLDPIVITLADQLRTAAVMVILMRAGLGLDREKLIEQGNVAIRLGFLPALAEMCAIALFSMLLFDFNLWIGLLLGCVISAESPAVIVPGMLRLKSLGWGVKKGIPDVILTGSALSDVLVLLVFSLLLNFLGSGTETRSLTLLPFQVLLQIVGGVIIGYVVARLITLILAKFKFAQNPVHEIIIVGSLALSLIVVAETFPYFSGYLATMALGFFLIEFDAPLARRLRVEFNQLWIVAEIVLFVLLGVSLKLSVLASVFLPGLAILAVGLLFGRSIGWYLSTVGSNWTWREKLFLLPGNSAKATVQAAIGAIPLSQGIAGGEIILALAVLSILVTAPVGAWAIPYFAPKLLEKGEVDPTKVTTTGKTRLLAAIDTSPLAREVLKKTGDLARRTNAEVTVLHVISHQEEAKTDQLKQLSQKLLADIPYRFTTSNGVVGTEIVETAQFLNVSDIIIGKRGHQVLSDVLIGSVSQTVLESSPIPVILVEENSS; encoded by the coding sequence ATGCTTGAAAGTGCTATTTTAATCTTACTATTGGGATTCCTAGGGGGAGAACTGTTTCGCCGACTGGGAACACCGCCCTTGCTGGGAATGATCGCAGTCGGAATCCTCCTCGGTCAAGAACTCACCAATCTACTTGACCCAATTGTAATCACTCTCGCTGATCAGTTACGAACTGCTGCAGTCATGGTGATTTTAATGCGGGCGGGGTTAGGGTTAGATCGGGAAAAACTGATTGAACAGGGAAATGTTGCGATCAGGCTTGGATTTTTACCTGCTTTAGCCGAAATGTGCGCGATCGCGCTGTTTTCCATGCTTCTGTTTGATTTTAATCTCTGGATCGGTCTTCTCCTCGGCTGTGTCATCAGTGCGGAGTCACCCGCAGTCATTGTTCCAGGAATGTTACGGCTGAAAAGTTTAGGTTGGGGGGTTAAAAAAGGGATTCCCGATGTGATTTTAACTGGAAGTGCTTTGTCCGATGTTCTCGTTCTGCTTGTTTTCAGCCTTTTACTGAACTTTCTCGGATCAGGAACTGAAACCCGTTCCCTCACCTTACTCCCCTTTCAGGTTCTCTTACAAATTGTAGGTGGGGTGATTATTGGCTATGTTGTAGCGCGTTTAATTACCCTGATTCTAGCTAAATTTAAGTTTGCCCAAAACCCCGTCCATGAAATTATTATTGTGGGAAGCCTTGCCTTAAGTTTAATTGTTGTTGCGGAAACGTTTCCCTACTTTTCTGGCTATCTCGCAACCATGGCGCTAGGCTTTTTCCTCATTGAATTTGATGCCCCTTTAGCGCGACGGTTGCGGGTAGAATTTAATCAACTTTGGATTGTTGCTGAAATTGTCTTATTTGTCTTACTTGGCGTTAGTTTGAAACTTAGTGTTTTAGCCAGTGTCTTCTTACCGGGTTTAGCCATTTTAGCCGTCGGCTTACTTTTCGGACGCAGTATCGGTTGGTATCTTTCTACAGTGGGGAGTAATTGGACTTGGCGAGAAAAACTCTTTTTATTGCCTGGAAATTCTGCAAAAGCCACCGTACAAGCTGCCATTGGTGCAATTCCCCTCTCACAAGGCATTGCAGGGGGAGAAATTATTCTCGCTTTGGCGGTATTATCCATTTTAGTCACTGCACCGGTGGGCGCGTGGGCAATTCCCTATTTTGCCCCAAAATTATTAGAAAAAGGAGAAGTTGACCCCACCAAAGTCACGACCACCGGCAAAACTCGTCTTCTTGCTGCCATTGATACCTCTCCCCTCGCCAGAGAAGTGTTGAAAAAAACAGGAGATTTAGCCAGACGAACCAATGCCGAAGTAACCGTTCTCCATGTGATTAGTCATCAGGAGGAAGCAAAAACCGATCAACTCAAACAACTCAGTCAAAAACTACTGGCGGATATCCCTTATCGGTTTACCACCAGTAATGGGGTTGTAGGAACAGAAATTGTTGAAACCGCTCAATTTTTAAATGTTAGTGACATTATTATTGGCAAACGGGGACATCAAGTCTTAAGTGATGTTTTAATTGGTTCAGTTTCCCAAACCGTCTTAGAAAGTAGTCCGATTCCAGTCATCTTGGTTGAAGAAAATAGCAGCTAG
- a CDS encoding prepilin-type N-terminal cleavage/methylation domain-containing protein codes for MLLALHPKIVRQTKSKNRGFTMVELLAALVITGIVTASLGVGLTYLLQESQETEEETQQRAELNRALDFITEEIRMAESIEPNSGAIDISTDASDFGKDCNDNSDNLTCVLILDVPDVDQRIIYYTEPTSGNWKGPRVLRRWGPDFNADGTYSNPTTPSNWSGDLLVDRIVDNTSNTSVPTCNADETLNGDEGVAGGVYTCIQNDATQAEITLVGNLEGDSSEDYTIRGRAFARSN; via the coding sequence ATGTTGCTAGCCCTACATCCGAAAATTGTACGACAAACTAAATCTAAAAATAGGGGATTTACTATGGTTGAACTATTAGCAGCCCTAGTAATTACAGGGATTGTTACTGCTAGTTTAGGTGTTGGTTTGACCTATCTTTTACAGGAAAGCCAAGAAACTGAAGAAGAAACCCAACAACGGGCGGAGTTGAATCGGGCTTTAGATTTCATCACTGAAGAAATCAGAATGGCTGAAAGTATTGAACCTAATAGTGGTGCAATTGATATCTCGACTGATGCTTCTGATTTTGGTAAAGATTGCAATGATAATAGTGATAATTTAACCTGTGTTCTGATTTTGGATGTTCCAGATGTTGACCAGAGAATTATTTACTATACTGAGCCTACATCTGGTAATTGGAAAGGCCCCCGTGTTTTAAGACGTTGGGGTCCTGATTTTAATGCCGATGGCACTTACAGTAATCCTACAACGCCTAGTAACTGGTCAGGAGATTTGCTCGTTGATCGCATTGTGGATAATACAAGCAATACCTCAGTACCAACTTGCAATGCTGATGAAACCTTAAATGGGGATGAAGGTGTAGCAGGAGGGGTTTATACTTGTATCCAAAATGATGCGACACAAGCAGAAATTACTTTAGTTGGAAATTTAGAAGGGGATTCCAGTGAGGACTATACGATTAGAGGAAGAGCCTTTGCTCGTAGCAATTAA
- a CDS encoding DUF1818 family protein encodes MDRILKKGQGWRFGWNPYAKIYKGLVGSDEWALELTATEFQEFCRLLLQLATTMEEMAQELVDEERIACEAESDELWLEVEGYPHAFSLRLIVQTGRCGEGNWSASAVSELITAVQHFSQNSL; translated from the coding sequence ATGGATCGAATTCTCAAAAAAGGACAAGGCTGGCGTTTTGGCTGGAATCCCTATGCCAAAATCTATAAAGGCTTAGTGGGGAGTGATGAATGGGCGCTGGAACTCACTGCTACTGAATTTCAAGAGTTTTGTCGCTTACTGCTACAACTGGCGACAACCATGGAAGAGATGGCGCAAGAATTAGTGGATGAAGAGAGAATTGCTTGTGAGGCTGAATCAGACGAACTCTGGCTAGAAGTTGAAGGATACCCTCATGCTTTTTCCCTGCGCTTAATTGTTCAAACGGGGCGTTGTGGAGAAGGAAATTGGTCAGCGAGTGCGGTCTCAGAACTAATCACCGCAGTACAACACTTTTCCCAAAATTCCCTCTAG
- a CDS encoding sodium:alanine symporter family protein: MFDVLNNLIWSKLLIVLLIGIGLTFTIRSRFVQFRYLGLMLSNFKEGFNHEEGHLSSFQALALSVAGRVGAGNIAGVAVAITLGGPGAIFWMWLIGLIGMATSFFECTLSQVFKRAEPDGTYRGGPAYYIEQGLNQRWLAAVFSVLLLVTFGLGFNALQSYTVAASVEDTFGLSRDMTAFIMMGMLGAIIFGGVKRIAHVAEYIVPVMAIGYFLMSLAVIITNLDGIPSVFATIIRNAFGFDSAITGGIGAAIIFGVKRGLFSNEAGLGSAPNVAAVAYVKHPVNQGMLQSISVFIDTMVLCTCTAAVILLSGVYEPGAEVNGVTLTQNAMSEQFGFLGQAFVTFGLALFAFTSMLYNYYLGENSLNFFSEENHTLFNGFRVLTLALIIWGATQDLTTVFGFADLTMGLLALVNLAALVMLFGVGLKVLHDFEKQLRSGKQQPLFTAASLPEFEIDAKAWPHEPSEPEPTVERVEAGMFR, translated from the coding sequence ATGTTCGATGTTCTCAACAACCTCATTTGGAGTAAGCTCCTGATTGTCCTTTTAATTGGTATAGGACTCACTTTTACAATTCGCTCCCGTTTTGTTCAATTCCGCTACTTGGGGCTAATGTTGTCCAACTTCAAGGAGGGGTTCAACCATGAGGAAGGTCACCTCAGTTCCTTTCAGGCACTTGCCCTAAGCGTTGCGGGTCGCGTGGGAGCGGGAAATATTGCGGGGGTCGCTGTCGCCATTACTTTAGGAGGACCAGGGGCAATCTTTTGGATGTGGTTAATTGGCTTAATCGGCATGGCGACCAGTTTCTTCGAGTGTACTCTCAGCCAAGTCTTTAAGAGAGCCGAACCTGACGGCACTTATCGAGGGGGTCCCGCTTACTACATTGAGCAAGGATTGAATCAGCGCTGGTTAGCTGCCGTTTTCTCGGTTTTACTGCTGGTGACCTTTGGTTTGGGCTTTAATGCACTCCAATCTTATACAGTGGCTGCCTCGGTAGAGGATACCTTTGGCTTATCTCGTGACATGACCGCCTTCATCATGATGGGGATGTTGGGCGCGATCATTTTTGGCGGAGTCAAGCGTATCGCTCACGTTGCCGAATATATCGTACCAGTCATGGCAATTGGCTATTTCCTGATGTCCCTCGCAGTAATTATCACCAACCTAGACGGTATTCCAAGCGTTTTTGCCACTATTATTCGCAATGCTTTTGGCTTTGATTCAGCGATTACCGGTGGCATTGGGGCTGCGATCATTTTTGGCGTTAAGCGGGGGCTATTTTCTAACGAAGCGGGTTTAGGAAGTGCGCCTAACGTTGCAGCAGTGGCTTATGTTAAACATCCTGTTAATCAGGGGATGCTTCAATCTATAAGTGTCTTTATTGACACCATGGTTCTGTGTACTTGTACCGCAGCCGTGATTTTACTCTCTGGTGTTTATGAACCCGGTGCAGAGGTCAACGGCGTGACGCTGACCCAAAATGCCATGTCTGAACAATTTGGTTTTTTAGGACAAGCCTTTGTCACCTTCGGTTTAGCTCTGTTTGCTTTCACCTCGATGCTGTATAACTATTACTTGGGTGAAAATAGCCTCAACTTCTTCAGCGAAGAAAATCACACCCTCTTCAATGGCTTTCGTGTTTTAACCCTTGCTTTGATTATCTGGGGCGCAACCCAAGATCTGACAACAGTGTTTGGTTTTGCTGATCTTACTATGGGGTTATTAGCCTTAGTGAACTTGGCAGCGCTGGTGATGTTATTTGGGGTTGGATTAAAGGTATTGCACGATTTCGAGAAACAGCTTCGCAGTGGCAAGCAACAACCCTTATTTACAGCAGCGAGCTTACCTGAATTTGAAATTGATGCTAAGGCGTGGCCCCATGAACCATCAGAGCCAGAACCAACAGTTGAGCGGGTTGAGGCGGGTATGTTTCGATAA
- a CDS encoding ABC transporter permease, which translates to MVSKSRIGQKNPVSFRLSVSRVLLALGFLLTLFFVTVAIFAPIWTSWGWLASPTESLSNPIHQPPNAEYWFGTTRQGYDVLSRTLFGTRAALQVVVVATAISLVVGVPLGMISGYLGGRLDRALLFLMDTIYTLPGLLLSVTLAFVVGRGVFNAAIAVSISYIPQYYRVVRNHTTSVKTELFIEAARAMGATPTRVLSRYLFFNVIQSVPVLFTLNAADAILILGGLGFLGLGLPENVPEWGYALRQALDALPTGIWWTAFFPGLAMTLMVSGFSLLGEGLSEIFDPREEI; encoded by the coding sequence ATGGTTAGTAAAAGCCGTATTGGTCAAAAAAATCCTGTTTCGTTTCGTCTGAGCGTTTCCCGTGTTCTCTTAGCCCTAGGCTTCCTCCTGACCCTATTTTTTGTGACTGTTGCTATTTTCGCGCCGATTTGGACAAGTTGGGGGTGGTTAGCCAGTCCAACAGAATCCTTGAGTAACCCGATTCATCAACCGCCCAATGCGGAATACTGGTTTGGAACAACCCGCCAAGGCTATGATGTGTTATCACGGACCTTGTTTGGAACTCGCGCTGCATTACAGGTGGTCGTGGTTGCAACAGCGATTAGCTTGGTTGTTGGTGTCCCGTTAGGAATGATTAGCGGTTATTTAGGGGGACGCTTGGATCGCGCTTTGCTCTTTTTGATGGATACGATTTATACGCTGCCAGGGTTATTATTATCGGTAACTCTCGCTTTTGTTGTGGGGAGAGGCGTTTTTAATGCGGCGATCGCGGTGAGTATTTCTTATATTCCCCAATACTATCGAGTGGTTCGCAATCATACCACTAGCGTGAAAACAGAACTCTTTATTGAAGCAGCAAGAGCCATGGGAGCGACTCCAACTCGGGTTTTATCTCGCTATCTCTTTTTTAATGTCATTCAAAGTGTCCCTGTTTTATTCACTCTCAATGCTGCAGATGCTATCCTCATTTTAGGGGGTTTAGGCTTTCTGGGCTTAGGGTTACCCGAAAACGTACCAGAATGGGGGTATGCCCTTCGTCAAGCCCTTGACGCACTTCCCACAGGAATCTGGTGGACTGCTTTCTTTCCAGGGTTAGCGATGACCTTAATGGTGTCGGGATTTTCATTACTGGGAGAAGGACTCAGTGAAATTTTTGATCCGCGTGAAGAAATTTAA
- a CDS encoding mechanosensitive ion channel family protein codes for MNSINPLQLSVVFFLAVVLFLSCLLIAGLSYLPFSQISQALIKRFAPGEIYRNTTPSFKIWLVLTIVIISFDAAFLRLPSPTWLDWLEFPLGLFVAIDVCFFSFKVIDKLFENYILGVALEDDTKINSELFALGQYLSKATTVLIIIFCFAQTHQINLIGLIASLGVAGATIAFASQRVIEEILWSIVLLIDRPFSVDDYIHLQDRTLGRVESIGWRSTKIRLSGRNTLAVIPNSNLVKENIENLTRAKRVISMITLTFFSQLSENEKALIQQFILDSTHDILGIDNELTQVNFKDIIDRGGEHCVRADIIFFILGATDTSMELRRGLLEIARDNIVQRLQIYGIAFNCEQTTVDVPQQMTI; via the coding sequence GTGAATTCGATTAATCCTTTACAACTCAGTGTCGTCTTTTTTTTAGCAGTTGTTCTCTTTCTTAGTTGTCTTTTGATTGCGGGGTTATCCTATTTACCCTTCTCCCAAATTTCTCAGGCGTTAATCAAGCGATTTGCCCCTGGAGAAATTTATCGGAACACTACTCCTTCTTTTAAGATTTGGCTGGTGTTAACTATTGTTATTATTAGCTTTGATGCTGCTTTTTTGCGACTTCCCAGTCCGACATGGTTAGACTGGCTCGAATTTCCCTTGGGCTTATTTGTCGCGATCGATGTTTGTTTTTTTAGTTTTAAGGTCATTGATAAATTATTTGAGAATTATATTTTAGGGGTAGCCCTTGAAGATGATACTAAAATTAATAGTGAACTGTTTGCATTAGGGCAATATTTAAGCAAAGCAACCACGGTTCTAATTATTATCTTTTGTTTTGCCCAAACCCATCAAATTAATCTCATTGGCTTAATTGCAAGTTTAGGAGTGGCAGGGGCAACCATTGCTTTTGCATCCCAAAGAGTGATTGAAGAAATTCTTTGGAGTATTGTGCTGTTAATTGATCGCCCTTTCAGTGTTGATGATTACATTCATCTTCAGGATCGCACTCTTGGGAGAGTAGAATCGATCGGCTGGCGTTCCACTAAAATTCGTCTCTCAGGAAGAAATACCTTAGCCGTGATCCCAAATAGTAACCTTGTCAAAGAAAATATTGAAAACTTAACTCGGGCAAAACGGGTGATTTCTATGATTACCTTGACCTTTTTTAGCCAGTTATCTGAAAATGAGAAAGCTCTGATTCAACAGTTTATTTTAGACAGCACTCATGATATTTTAGGCATTGACAATGAGCTAACTCAAGTCAATTTTAAGGATATTATTGATCGTGGTGGGGAACACTGTGTCCGTGCTGATATTATTTTCTTTATTCTTGGGGCAACGGATACCTCAATGGAATTACGCCGTGGCTTACTGGAAATTGCTCGTGATAATATTGTGCAACGTTTGCAAATTTATGGTATTGCTTTTAATTGTGAACAAACCACAGTTGATGTCCCCCAACAAATGACCATTTAA
- a CDS encoding uroporphyrinogen-III C-methyltransferase gives MNPQSFPDYNNPDASPSQSLPQTVEELEVKLERLQALAQTLIGGLIVAILITIGVSGWFAYRLILQEQTARRKAQEFEQTEIEFQDRLDTLEQRLLSQQEKIERLQEQIPENLETINNAVDSNQQEIERLQEQLQKTESSSEQESTDQEEATTSDQ, from the coding sequence ATGAATCCGCAATCTTTTCCTGACTACAACAACCCAGATGCTTCTCCTTCCCAAAGTTTACCGCAAACGGTCGAAGAATTGGAAGTAAAATTAGAACGGTTACAAGCCTTAGCACAAACCCTCATTGGTGGATTAATTGTGGCAATTCTTATCACCATTGGTGTTTCAGGATGGTTTGCTTATCGCTTAATTTTACAAGAACAAACCGCCCGACGCAAAGCGCAAGAATTTGAACAAACAGAAATTGAATTTCAAGACCGATTAGATACCTTAGAACAACGGTTATTAAGCCAACAGGAAAAGATTGAACGCCTCCAAGAACAAATTCCTGAAAACCTAGAAACAATTAATAACGCAGTTGATTCCAATCAACAAGAAATCGAACGCCTCCAAGAACAACTCCAAAAAACAGAATCTTCTTCAGAGCAAGAATCCACAGACCAAGAGGAGGCGACGACCAGTGACCAGTGA
- a CDS encoding mechanosensitive ion channel family protein, whose product MQIEWDILKDVLVLMLRLGLFSLGAIVSPFVGRFLPRLIWRCLQLTQRYIAIDAKHTYDQFVKSFQNLIAIAGTLSFLALALNLLAEYEELYKFLGFFIYFALSVTLAWIALKISRQLIRRTVIGLVQRWFGEVNEVVLIFETLIYVVIVILAGIIFAIGLKLNITALIASLGISGVAIAFGAQQTLSRLFGTLEIYLDRPYRPGEYIRITFNPYGEDAYGRIESIGLRSTKIRMVATNTITIVPNSLMAEKNIENVSRGKKIVAMLCLDFLRVLDNGERALVKQVVQEASDVFWGFTTASIHVQFATAEHQAGTRARIIFFISSVDESSLGLRKRLLELANSAIAHKLAAYNLKFTTPEPVVYIDSPMSL is encoded by the coding sequence GTGCAGATTGAATGGGATATCTTAAAAGATGTTTTAGTGCTCATGTTGCGCTTGGGATTATTTTCTCTCGGTGCAATTGTGTCCCCATTTGTGGGTCGATTTTTACCGCGCTTAATCTGGCGATGTCTGCAACTCACCCAACGCTATATTGCGATTGATGCTAAGCACACTTATGACCAGTTTGTCAAGTCATTTCAAAATTTAATCGCGATCGCGGGGACGCTGTCTTTTCTAGCTTTAGCCTTAAATTTACTTGCTGAGTATGAAGAACTGTATAAATTTCTGGGTTTCTTTATTTATTTTGCCCTTTCGGTCACCCTCGCCTGGATCGCCCTGAAAATCAGTCGCCAACTGATCCGACGGACTGTAATTGGTTTAGTACAACGGTGGTTTGGAGAAGTCAATGAGGTCGTTTTAATTTTTGAAACCCTGATTTATGTTGTTATCGTAATTTTAGCGGGGATTATTTTTGCGATTGGTTTAAAGCTCAATATTACCGCTCTCATCGCCAGTTTAGGGATTAGTGGGGTCGCGATCGCGTTTGGGGCCCAACAAACCCTCAGTCGCTTATTTGGCACTTTAGAAATCTATTTAGATCGTCCCTACCGCCCTGGTGAATATATTCGGATTACGTTTAATCCCTACGGTGAAGATGCTTATGGTCGCATTGAATCAATCGGTTTACGTTCTACCAAAATTCGGATGGTCGCAACCAATACCATTACCATTGTTCCCAATTCCTTAATGGCTGAAAAAAATATTGAAAATGTCAGTCGCGGAAAAAAAATCGTTGCCATGTTATGCTTGGACTTCTTGAGGGTTTTAGACAATGGAGAACGCGCTTTAGTTAAACAAGTGGTACAAGAAGCAAGTGATGTCTTTTGGGGCTTCACAACCGCCAGCATTCATGTTCAGTTTGCCACAGCAGAACACCAAGCAGGAACGCGGGCGCGGATTATCTTTTTTATCTCTAGTGTGGATGAAAGTTCTCTCGGCTTACGGAAACGACTTTTAGAACTAGCTAACAGCGCGATCGCGCACAAATTGGCTGCTTACAATCTCAAATTCACAACTCCTGAACCTGTGGTCTATATCGACTCGCCCATGTCACTTTAG
- a CDS encoding Tfp pilus assembly protein FimT/FimU, with product MQHLNAKTQKNYFDPTAGFTVLEMIIVSVIVGIMAAVSTPSLLSWYNNVQVKNALAESKGALQQAREEAVRRSDTCNTQIDDSNNKITGNCIFQPDISSRVGLNTTNGNISFSFRGTNTLGGAGTIVFFVEDAPDNYDKKCLVVSTPLGIIRTGDYTGDVASPTSENCTTN from the coding sequence ATGCAGCATTTGAATGCTAAAACCCAAAAAAATTATTTTGACCCAACAGCAGGTTTTACAGTCCTTGAAATGATCATTGTTTCAGTTATTGTAGGCATTATGGCTGCTGTATCTACACCCAGTTTACTGAGTTGGTATAACAATGTTCAAGTTAAAAATGCTCTTGCCGAATCAAAAGGAGCACTGCAACAAGCCCGTGAAGAAGCAGTGAGACGCAGCGACACTTGCAATACCCAAATTGATGATAGTAATAATAAAATTACAGGAAACTGCATTTTTCAACCTGATATTTCTTCACGAGTTGGTTTGAATACGACGAATGGCAACATATCTTTTTCATTCCGAGGAACTAATACTCTTGGTGGAGCAGGAACAATTGTTTTTTTTGTTGAAGATGCTCCCGATAATTACGATAAGAAATGTTTAGTTGTTTCCACTCCGTTAGGCATTATTAGAACAGGAGATTATACTGGCGATGTTGCTAGCCCTACATCCGAAAATTGTACGACAAACTAA